The Vulcanimicrobium alpinum sequence GGGGAGCGAGATCTCGTAGCGGTAGCCGACGTTGCGATGATCGTCGTCGAACTCTTCGTGCCTTACGTCGAGGCGGAGGTCGCGACAGCGCTCGGTGAAGACGCGCGCGCCGATGTCGAGACCGTACTCGTCGCACCGGCCGCAATCGAGATAGCGCAGCCGCAGGCGCGCGAGCGCATCGCGGCCGGCCGCGACGCGTTCGCACGGATCGAACGCCAGCCAGCGCGCGAAGACGTCGTCGCGCAGCGCGCCGGTCTTCGCGTCCCACGGCAGGTCGATCGCCCAGCGCTGCGCCGCCGCCGGCGAATACGCGGCCGCGTAGCCGAGCATCTCAATCGTCGCGTAGAAGTGCTGCGGCCGCTTCGGCCGCGCCTCGAACGCCTCGACGAACGCCTCGAGCGACGCGAACCCCTCGAGCGTCCGCTGCGCGGCGGGGAACGACGGCAGGTGCGCGTAGCGGAAGTACGCGTCGCCGCTGTGCGATGCGAACGCGGCGAAGGTCCCCGGATACGCGAGCGACAGGTGCAGGGCGCCGAAGCCTCCCGAGGACTTGCCGAAGACCGCGCGGCCGCCTTCATAGGGGATCGTGCGGTAACGCGCGTCGACATGGCCGATCGCGTCGCGCACCGTGTAGGTGGCGTAGTCGCCATTGTGGATCGAGTCGACGTACTGCGATCCGCCTAGGCGCGTGAAGCCGTCGACGATCGCCAGCATCGCGGCCGGCATCCGTCCCTCGGCGATCAAGCGGTCGTGCCATTGCAC is a genomic window containing:
- a CDS encoding alpha/beta hydrolase, which codes for MNELSHLLGLRGTLHVDTIDSPALRGNPLGDPSERPLAVYTPPGYDAQGSVRYPVLYCLHGYTGDVGALVSSRKWEFNVVQWHDRLIAEGRMPAAMLAIVDGFTRLGGSQYVDSIHNGDYATYTVRDAIGHVDARYRTIPYEGGRAVFGKSSGGFGALHLSLAYPGTFAAFASHSGDAYFRYAHLPSFPAAQRTLEGFASLEAFVEAFEARPKRPQHFYATIEMLGYAAAYSPAAAQRWAIDLPWDAKTGALRDDVFARWLAFDPCERVAAGRDALARLRLRYLDCGRCDEYGLDIGARVFTERCRDLRLDVRHEEFDDDHRNVGYRYEISLPALAAVLDRG